The following are from one region of the Petrotoga mobilis SJ95 genome:
- the uxaC gene encoding glucuronate isomerase — protein MSFLDENYLLQNNTSKMLYNSIKDFPILDAHNHGDVKEIVENKGWDDIWQVEGATDHYVWESMRKRGVPEEKITGNASNKEKWMALAKVFPGFVGNPTYEWIHLDLKRRFKIEDTISKYTAEKIWQDTSLLLKSESMKPQRLLKEMNVEVMCTTNDPTEDLSFHEKAKDIEGIKILPTWRPDKAMNIEKENWKDFVEKLGEITKENVERFEGFLNALYKTHKKFEKLGGVSSDHGILEPISYPVERERVKEVYEKALSKKELTKQEISDFKSFMFYEFGTMNAESNWVMQLHIGAIRDYRDKLYNTLGPDTGGDISTSKIDLANGLRYFLNQFDEKLKVVLYCLDPSLFPTVATIARAFPNVSLGAPWWFNDSPFGMEIYLKYIATVDLLSDLAGWVTDSRKLISYGSRTEMFRRELSNVVGEMVEKGQIPIREAFDLVRDISYFRPKRLFFEKI, from the coding sequence ATGTCTTTTTTGGACGAAAATTATTTACTACAAAACAACACTTCGAAGATGTTGTATAATTCAATTAAAGATTTCCCTATCTTAGATGCTCACAATCACGGGGATGTGAAAGAGATCGTTGAGAACAAAGGTTGGGATGACATCTGGCAAGTGGAAGGAGCCACAGATCATTATGTTTGGGAATCAATGAGAAAAAGAGGGGTACCAGAAGAAAAAATAACCGGAAATGCTTCAAATAAGGAAAAGTGGATGGCATTGGCTAAAGTTTTCCCTGGGTTCGTTGGCAATCCTACATACGAATGGATACACCTCGATCTAAAAAGAAGGTTTAAAATAGAAGATACCATTTCAAAGTATACAGCTGAAAAGATATGGCAAGATACTTCTTTATTACTAAAAAGTGAAAGTATGAAACCTCAACGATTACTAAAAGAAATGAATGTAGAAGTAATGTGTACAACAAATGATCCAACAGAGGATCTCTCATTTCATGAAAAAGCTAAAGATATTGAAGGAATAAAGATTCTTCCCACTTGGAGACCAGACAAAGCTATGAACATCGAAAAAGAAAATTGGAAAGATTTTGTAGAAAAGTTAGGAGAAATAACAAAAGAAAATGTTGAACGCTTTGAAGGGTTTTTAAATGCCCTTTACAAGACACACAAAAAATTTGAAAAACTTGGTGGTGTTTCAAGTGACCATGGTATACTTGAACCGATTTCATACCCAGTTGAAAGAGAGAGAGTAAAAGAAGTCTATGAAAAAGCACTTTCAAAGAAAGAGTTAACGAAACAAGAAATTTCAGATTTCAAATCCTTTATGTTTTATGAATTTGGGACGATGAACGCTGAAAGCAATTGGGTTATGCAATTACATATTGGCGCTATACGAGATTATAGAGACAAGTTATATAATACTTTAGGGCCAGACACCGGAGGGGATATTTCAACCAGCAAAATCGACTTGGCAAATGGATTAAGATACTTTTTAAACCAATTTGATGAAAAATTGAAAGTTGTTTTGTACTGTTTGGACCCGTCACTATTTCCAACCGTTGCCACAATAGCAAGGGCCTTCCCAAACGTTAGCCTTGGAGCGCCTTGGTGGTTCAACGACAGTCCTTTTGGAATGGAGATATATTTAAAATATATAGCCACCGTTGACCTTCTTAGCGACTTAGCAGGTTGGGTAACAGATTCAAGAAAGTTAATCTCCTATGGTTCAAGGACAGAGATGTTCAGAAGAGAGTTATCTAACGTTGTTGGTGAAATGGTAGAAAAAGGTCAAATACCTATCAGGGAAGCATTTGATTTGGTGAGAGATATTAGTTATTTTAGACCAAAAAGGTTGTTTTTTGAAAAAATTTAG
- a CDS encoding ROK family transcriptional regulator, which translates to MKKASLSSLKENNAALIFQSLRIQGPMTRAEIARETRLMPSTVSYITNLLIHKKVLKEVGSEDVSRVGKKGILLDINYDDFLFIGYDVGSAYSRVIVSNGKGDILYSKRFVSEKNDKLLKQIYENIKMVKNKFNIIGIGMAFPGYIDPENGVVIRSHNIDISNFEVKKVMKKEFNLPAYVDHNTIMMARNLISNNSHKEKDFCVINIGPGIGVGIVSNGKILRGYKNAAGELGHVTVNPEGRKCNCGKNGCLETESSSKAIVRNYEEISGKNLECEGSCESKLVYELAKKGDENAIKAFERAGKYLGIGIATLVNILNPEKVYIAGGVSNGWEFLKDSTEQSYNQHIFYANKDVTIEVSSIGEYITACGAATYAFEKYVREELIP; encoded by the coding sequence ATGAAAAAAGCATCCTTGTCTTCTTTAAAAGAAAACAATGCGGCACTTATTTTTCAATCATTAAGGATTCAAGGCCCTATGACAAGGGCTGAAATTGCAAGAGAAACACGCCTCATGCCTTCAACTGTGAGTTATATAACGAATCTTTTAATTCATAAAAAGGTATTGAAAGAAGTTGGAAGTGAAGACGTTTCTCGTGTAGGGAAAAAGGGTATTTTGCTTGATATAAACTACGATGACTTCTTGTTTATTGGATATGACGTGGGCTCTGCATATTCAAGGGTTATTGTTTCAAACGGGAAGGGGGACATCTTATATTCCAAAAGATTCGTCTCAGAGAAAAACGACAAATTGTTGAAGCAGATTTATGAAAATATAAAAATGGTTAAAAACAAATTCAACATAATCGGTATAGGTATGGCTTTTCCTGGTTATATAGATCCAGAAAACGGAGTGGTTATAAGATCTCACAATATTGATATATCGAACTTTGAGGTTAAAAAGGTGATGAAAAAAGAGTTCAACCTACCAGCCTACGTGGATCATAACACAATAATGATGGCACGGAACTTAATTTCTAACAATTCCCACAAAGAGAAAGATTTTTGTGTGATCAACATTGGCCCAGGTATAGGAGTGGGGATAGTAAGCAACGGAAAGATATTGAGAGGATATAAGAACGCTGCTGGGGAGTTAGGTCATGTGACGGTTAACCCCGAAGGAAGAAAGTGTAACTGCGGTAAAAATGGTTGTTTGGAAACAGAAAGCTCAAGTAAGGCGATTGTTAGAAATTACGAAGAAATATCCGGGAAAAATTTAGAGTGTGAAGGAAGTTGTGAATCGAAATTGGTATATGAATTAGCCAAAAAAGGTGATGAAAATGCGATAAAAGCATTTGAAAGGGCGGGAAAATATTTAGGAATTGGCATTGCTACTTTAGTCAATATCTTAAATCCAGAAAAGGTCTATATAGCAGGTGGGGTGTCAAACGGGTGGGAATTTCTAAAAGACTCTACAGAACAAAGTTACAACCAGCATATATTTTACGCAAACAAAGATGTAACTATTGAAGTTTCTTCGATAGGAGAATACATAACAGCTTGTGGAGCTGCGACTTATGCCTTTGAAAAATATGTAAGAGAAGAATTAATACCATGA
- a CDS encoding tagaturonate epimerase family protein, which translates to MFTILPKKGISLGLGDRIGIATPGHIKVAKKYNFFPVFAQQSIRELNFTGRTFTDVRKDVLNALVEENYVGNSGFDGDHLKSDEEIQYALDSGITMLTLDCSEHMNKDSSIKDQIFEQFYNKSFFVNDMPIEYSDKNELNKIVSIYASVIERVIDVWNKFPKVNKKEVTFEVSVDETDVPTDEKTHFLISKYIYDEGVKIDTLAPRFPGEFQKAIDYIGNIQEFKKSLIKQDKIAKYFGYRLSIHSGSDKFSIYPIIGEVTQGNYHLKTSGTSYLEAIKVVAQKDPEFFKKIWQTCLDKREEMDKYYHLSCDPFSVPKDLSPTEYLQNPDARQTLHVSYMFVLNPQYDFREKFFEILTKYQNEYHENVANHIEKHVKELKIEEKS; encoded by the coding sequence ATGTTTACAATTTTACCGAAGAAAGGGATTTCTTTGGGTCTTGGGGATAGAATAGGAATTGCAACCCCGGGCCATATAAAAGTTGCAAAGAAATACAACTTCTTTCCTGTTTTTGCACAACAAAGTATTAGGGAGTTAAACTTCACTGGAAGAACGTTTACTGATGTAAGAAAAGACGTACTAAACGCACTTGTTGAGGAAAATTATGTTGGAAACAGTGGATTTGATGGAGATCATTTGAAAAGTGATGAGGAGATTCAATATGCTTTAGATTCGGGAATTACAATGCTCACTTTGGATTGTTCAGAACATATGAATAAAGATTCTTCTATAAAAGACCAAATATTTGAACAATTTTATAACAAAAGCTTTTTTGTAAACGATATGCCCATAGAATATTCAGATAAAAACGAATTGAATAAAATTGTTTCAATTTATGCCAGTGTTATCGAAAGAGTTATAGATGTATGGAACAAATTTCCAAAGGTTAATAAAAAAGAGGTAACTTTTGAAGTTTCAGTTGACGAGACAGATGTTCCAACAGATGAAAAAACACATTTTTTGATCTCTAAATATATCTACGATGAAGGGGTAAAAATAGATACACTAGCTCCACGTTTCCCTGGGGAGTTTCAAAAAGCTATTGATTATATAGGAAATATACAAGAGTTTAAAAAGTCTCTTATCAAACAAGACAAAATAGCCAAATATTTTGGATATAGGCTTTCCATTCATTCTGGTAGCGATAAATTCTCTATTTATCCCATAATAGGTGAAGTTACTCAAGGGAATTACCACCTAAAAACATCTGGAACCAGCTATCTCGAAGCTATTAAGGTTGTAGCTCAGAAAGATCCAGAATTCTTCAAAAAAATCTGGCAAACATGTCTTGATAAAAGAGAAGAAATGGATAAATACTACCATCTTTCCTGTGACCCATTCTCAGTTCCAAAAGATTTATCTCCAACAGAATACCTACAAAACCCAGATGCAAGGCAAACCCTGCACGTTTCATATATGTTCGTTTTAAACCCTCAATACGACTTCAGAGAAAAGTTTTTTGAGATTCTTACAAAATACCAAAATGAATACCATGAAAACGTTGCGAATCATATAGAAAAACATGTGAAAGAACTTAAAATTGAAGAAAAAAGTTAA
- a CDS encoding Rqc2 family fibronectin-binding protein: MPFDGLVLHKVLKEIKDNIMGDRIKNIYQPIKSQVLIQFSQNFVLLSLISPSYVILLSQKPNVPIQPANFSQFLRKKIRNGRVVNVEQLGLDRIGYFEIESYDQETSTMRKYKLFFELMGRNSNLILVNEDNKVEESLKRVYDEFRPIIPGVKYLPYYDDSQTNILKEDLENIENIDYDRLMGFSKKSIGFLKEIGIQRAVQDLKKPYLFYFKEGNSYDFSAITPNNFKYEELKPSQALLKVFQEKADQSRLLEIKRDLEKRVKSEIDRLEKTKEQILQDLNEEKGLKDFEKRGELLQTYLYKIKKGERYSTVTDWNTGEEVTIEVDPLLSPTQNLEKLYKNIQRTKSRVEHAKKRIKKVNNELEYFNQLFETISSAEEIETLIEIKEEMKDIGLISENKKSKRERKVKTTFRKFNYKGFEILVGKNNKQNDELTRSAAQADIWLHTHEIPGSHTIIKSSGKEIPEEVIDYAAKIAATFSKARMSSNVAVDYTQRKNVWKPKGAKPGMWLYRNYETIIVEPFREV, translated from the coding sequence TTGCCTTTTGATGGTTTGGTATTACATAAAGTTTTAAAAGAAATAAAAGACAACATCATGGGGGATAGAATTAAAAATATTTATCAACCTATCAAATCCCAAGTGTTAATACAATTTTCTCAAAATTTTGTGCTTCTTTCTTTAATAAGCCCTTCTTATGTTATTTTACTTTCTCAAAAACCGAACGTACCGATACAACCAGCAAACTTTTCACAGTTTTTACGAAAAAAGATAAGAAACGGAAGGGTGGTAAATGTTGAGCAGTTAGGTTTAGATAGGATAGGTTACTTTGAAATTGAAAGCTACGATCAAGAAACTTCCACTATGCGAAAATATAAGCTATTTTTCGAATTAATGGGAAGAAATTCCAACTTAATACTCGTTAACGAAGATAATAAAGTAGAAGAATCTTTAAAAAGGGTTTATGATGAATTTAGACCCATAATTCCAGGGGTTAAATACCTACCTTACTACGATGATTCTCAAACAAATATATTGAAAGAAGACTTAGAAAATATTGAAAATATTGATTATGATAGATTGATGGGGTTTTCTAAAAAATCAATAGGGTTTTTGAAAGAAATAGGGATCCAAAGAGCCGTGCAAGACCTCAAAAAGCCTTATCTTTTCTACTTCAAAGAGGGTAACTCATATGATTTCTCCGCAATAACCCCGAATAATTTTAAATACGAGGAATTAAAACCATCTCAAGCACTGCTCAAAGTCTTCCAAGAGAAGGCTGATCAATCACGATTATTGGAAATAAAAAGGGATTTAGAAAAAAGGGTAAAAAGTGAAATCGACAGACTAGAAAAAACCAAAGAACAAATATTACAAGATTTAAATGAAGAAAAAGGTCTAAAAGATTTTGAAAAACGAGGAGAGCTTCTTCAAACTTATCTCTACAAAATAAAAAAAGGTGAAAGATATTCTACTGTAACCGATTGGAATACGGGTGAGGAAGTCACAATAGAGGTAGATCCACTTTTATCACCAACGCAAAATCTGGAAAAGTTGTATAAAAATATACAAAGAACAAAGTCAAGAGTCGAACATGCTAAAAAAAGAATTAAAAAAGTGAATAACGAGCTCGAATATTTTAATCAGTTATTTGAAACAATATCTTCCGCAGAAGAAATCGAAACCTTAATAGAGATAAAAGAAGAGATGAAGGATATAGGGCTGATAAGTGAAAACAAAAAATCTAAAAGGGAAAGAAAAGTAAAAACAACTTTTCGGAAATTTAATTACAAAGGCTTTGAAATACTAGTTGGGAAAAATAACAAGCAAAACGACGAATTAACAAGATCGGCCGCACAAGCCGACATCTGGCTTCATACACATGAAATCCCAGGTTCTCATACAATAATAAAATCTTCTGGTAAAGAAATACCAGAAGAAGTAATAGATTACGCTGCAAAAATTGCCGCAACATTTTCTAAAGCAAGAATGTCTTCCAATGTGGCGGTTGATTACACACAAAGAAAAAACGTATGGAAACCAAAAGGGGCAAAACCAGGAATGTGGCTCTATAGAAATTATGAAACCATTATCGTTGAACCTTTTAGAGAAGTTTAA
- a CDS encoding HD domain-containing phosphohydrolase → MYAGINYYQEYDLSELEFVSGVVEIHDIKETLELALNLHPATENVYVIVDNQTKTGELFKQEVENDVVPNFENTNFIFLSDSLDQIKQELDAPLQNSIVLLLAFSKDIYGNFYDYTQVEQYMGQFDKLPIYTTSSVYMGNNVVGGKITSAYDQGRKAGEIAINLLSGVDITELPRTYFPDNKYVFNFPALERFGISINRLPADSIIQNKPPSFYENYPVIFWIIMILVPFSIVFIYVLREENLKLHSLLSELNDAKEEAQSYNEELTAANEQLTSYNEELIAQNEEIESNYQEIEQLNNKIIHLLEIISEVENEEVKEEDFFQKFLNTLIIEIPEADYGSVSIIEGDSWRFLVTLGHDINGLKSLNLKKSYAFIAEKSMVLDNVISLDEEKMPKDVANLMYKFTKPIKSSLLKTIKIDENRYLDISLDIKKDSDENFSEESVRFFDSLLNVAKMFFVNRLRTQEVKNAYATFASKLSILAESHDENSKKHIYRVSELSAFFAEKLGFPKEHVEKIRDFSPLHDVGKLFIPAEILNKPGKLNEQEWEEVRKHPLYADNLLDDPYFETARKIALYHHEHYDGSGYPFRLRGELIPIEAQIVGLVDVYDALRSKRSYKAAFSHREAIDILLNGDHRTKPDHFNPRLLEILKKYEKEIEEMYKKYEE, encoded by the coding sequence GTGTATGCGGGGATCAACTACTATCAAGAATACGATTTGAGTGAATTAGAATTTGTCAGTGGCGTTGTAGAGATTCATGATATAAAAGAAACGTTAGAATTAGCACTAAATCTCCATCCAGCCACAGAGAATGTTTATGTAATTGTTGATAATCAGACTAAAACCGGGGAACTTTTCAAGCAAGAAGTGGAAAATGATGTAGTACCTAATTTTGAGAATACTAATTTTATCTTTTTAAGCGATTCATTGGATCAAATAAAGCAAGAGCTCGATGCACCATTACAAAACTCAATAGTGCTCCTTTTGGCTTTTAGTAAAGATATTTATGGAAATTTTTATGATTATACACAAGTAGAACAATATATGGGACAATTTGATAAACTTCCTATTTATACTACATCAAGCGTGTATATGGGCAATAACGTTGTAGGAGGTAAAATTACCAGTGCATACGATCAAGGACGTAAAGCTGGGGAGATAGCAATAAACTTATTAAGTGGAGTTGATATTACAGAGCTGCCAAGAACTTACTTCCCTGATAATAAATACGTTTTTAACTTTCCTGCCTTGGAAAGATTTGGTATTTCAATCAATAGACTACCAGCAGATTCAATAATCCAGAACAAACCTCCTTCTTTTTATGAAAATTACCCTGTTATTTTTTGGATAATAATGATTCTAGTACCTTTTTCTATTGTATTTATATATGTTCTAAGGGAAGAAAATTTAAAACTTCACTCTCTTTTGAGTGAATTAAATGATGCAAAGGAAGAGGCCCAAAGTTATAATGAAGAACTTACCGCAGCAAATGAACAATTAACTTCCTACAACGAAGAGTTAATAGCACAAAATGAGGAAATAGAAAGTAATTATCAGGAAATAGAACAACTGAATAATAAAATAATTCATCTGTTGGAAATTATATCCGAAGTTGAAAATGAAGAAGTAAAAGAGGAAGATTTCTTCCAGAAATTTTTAAATACTTTAATCATAGAAATCCCAGAAGCTGATTATGGCAGTGTTTCTATAATAGAGGGAGATAGTTGGAGATTTTTAGTAACGTTGGGTCATGATATTAATGGTCTAAAAAGTTTAAATCTTAAAAAAAGTTATGCTTTTATTGCTGAAAAATCGATGGTACTTGATAACGTAATTTCATTGGATGAAGAAAAAATGCCTAAAGATGTAGCAAATTTAATGTACAAATTTACCAAACCGATAAAATCCTCTCTACTGAAAACAATAAAAATAGATGAAAATCGGTATTTAGATATTTCACTTGATATTAAAAAGGATAGCGATGAGAATTTTTCTGAAGAATCCGTTAGATTTTTTGATTCATTGTTAAATGTGGCAAAAATGTTTTTTGTCAACAGATTAAGAACGCAAGAGGTAAAAAATGCTTATGCAACCTTTGCAAGTAAACTTTCTATATTGGCAGAATCACACGATGAAAACAGTAAGAAACATATCTACCGTGTAAGTGAATTATCTGCATTTTTTGCAGAAAAATTAGGTTTCCCCAAAGAACACGTTGAAAAAATAAGAGATTTTTCTCCACTTCACGATGTGGGGAAACTTTTTATTCCTGCCGAGATTCTTAATAAACCTGGTAAACTTAATGAACAAGAATGGGAAGAAGTGAGGAAACATCCACTATATGCCGATAATTTGTTGGATGATCCATATTTTGAAACAGCAAGAAAAATTGCCCTTTACCATCACGAACATTACGATGGCTCTGGGTATCCCTTTAGATTAAGGGGTGAGCTGATTCCCATTGAGGCTCAGATCGTTGGCTTGGTAGATGTATACGATGCATTAAGATCAAAAAGAAGTTATAAAGCAGCTTTTTCACATAGGGAAGCCATTGACATATTGTTAAATGGGGATCACAGGACAAAACCAGATCATTTTAACCCAAGACTCTTAGAAATCTTGAAAAAATACGAAAAAGAAATAGAGGAAATGTATAAAAAATATGAAGAATAA
- a CDS encoding VIT1/CCC1 transporter family protein, with translation MENSKIDSKTKKHLLNFQKAELTEHMIYKRLADSTKDTKNKKVLESIANEELKHHDFWKSYTNEDVKPNYIKVLFYFILSKILGLTFSLKLMENGEERAQISYEDISSVVPEAKQIEEEEDKHERELLGMIEEERLNYVGSIVLGLNDALVELTGALAGLTFALQNGIIIATSGLITGIAASLSMAASEYLSKRAENDERALKSAAYTGIAYIITVFFLILPYLLMPNNYFLSLIITLLTAVIIILIFNFYISVAKDLSFKSRFLEMAGISLGVAGLTFFIGFLVRITLGVSI, from the coding sequence ATGGAAAACTCAAAAATAGACTCAAAAACAAAAAAACATTTATTAAATTTCCAAAAGGCTGAGTTAACGGAACATATGATTTATAAGAGATTAGCTGATTCTACTAAAGATACTAAAAATAAAAAAGTCCTAGAAAGCATAGCAAACGAAGAGTTAAAACACCACGATTTTTGGAAAAGTTATACGAACGAAGATGTGAAACCAAATTACATAAAAGTCTTGTTCTATTTCATTCTTTCTAAAATACTTGGGTTAACCTTCAGTTTGAAGCTCATGGAAAATGGTGAAGAAAGGGCTCAGATTTCCTATGAGGATATTTCCAGTGTAGTCCCCGAAGCAAAACAAATTGAAGAAGAAGAAGATAAGCATGAACGAGAACTTTTAGGAATGATAGAAGAAGAAAGACTGAATTACGTGGGGTCGATTGTGCTTGGTTTAAACGATGCGTTAGTCGAATTGACTGGTGCATTAGCAGGTTTGACTTTTGCCCTTCAAAACGGAATAATAATAGCTACATCTGGATTAATAACTGGGATAGCCGCATCATTGTCAATGGCGGCATCCGAGTATCTATCAAAAAGAGCCGAAAACGATGAAAGAGCATTAAAATCAGCAGCTTACACAGGAATCGCATATATAATCACGGTATTTTTTTTAATCCTTCCTTATTTGTTAATGCCCAATAATTATTTTTTAAGTTTAATTATAACTTTACTAACAGCTGTTATAATAATATTGATTTTCAATTTTTATATTTCTGTTGCCAAAGATTTAAGCTTCAAAAGTAGATTTCTTGAAATGGCGGGTATAAGTTTGGGTGTTGCAGGATTAACGTTTTTTATAGGTTTCCTAGTTAGAATCACCTTGGGCGTTTCAATTTAA
- a CDS encoding methyl-accepting chemotaxis protein → MKRISTKIILSSALLVIAVVTVISLVSIFRSTALLEEYSLNGVENLTASVASDLGSQISIIEIVVDNYSDSAFLGFDPFIASFSNAEVIKFLDRAKDVPQNFSQKIEGNATSFIVFNPDMLRTKELYSLYYIEGEDKSLENEYIKLDDTFNPENKKYQWFFEARDKGEGVWTDIYFDEYLQTNVITYSVPYYDPEDGTFVGVAGMSFPLEYFANLIQEDLGYQKAYAYLVDDNFNVIFHPLYDSGKSIEDEITDYLETISSITEGTFVERLNGEGFLTSYSKLSNGWILFLNLPESEIYSEINSLTLLIILITVVGVVIAIVVAYFVGKGISKPIKDFSNVLLKFGEGNLDVEFESKSKDEVGEMAKSFSKMRDNLKETIESIKDVSERVETSSKELKEASQKFKKSAEEVLDEAKNIELISEDSASSVEEITSGIEEIASSAQSLSSAAQELSNSAEMTQSQANKGMESIHNIVKKIEVGVEQSKEAEENVSKLLEKAENIGNIIQTINSITEQTNLLALNAAIEAARAGEAGRGFAVVADEIRKLAEESGKATDEIGNILEDLKKSTNNVNDVTNKTVNTIAEINDEALKVREQFEGILNEINGMISGVENVTASSQEQSASTQEMSSSMERIARTVNETSEKIKEIKMLMQNQSENAGSLSERAQELEKLSQNLNSAISKFKISVE, encoded by the coding sequence TTGAAAAGAATCAGTACCAAGATTATTTTATCTTCTGCTTTGTTAGTGATTGCAGTGGTAACCGTTATAAGTCTTGTATCAATTTTCAGATCCACTGCTCTTTTAGAAGAATATTCACTAAACGGAGTGGAAAATTTAACTGCGAGCGTTGCATCTGATCTAGGTTCACAAATAAGTATTATTGAAATAGTAGTGGATAATTATAGCGATTCTGCCTTTTTGGGATTTGATCCTTTTATAGCGAGTTTTTCAAATGCTGAAGTGATAAAGTTTTTAGATAGAGCTAAGGATGTACCCCAAAATTTTTCGCAAAAAATAGAAGGTAATGCAACTTCTTTTATAGTTTTCAATCCAGATATGTTAAGGACAAAAGAATTGTATTCCCTTTACTACATTGAGGGTGAAGATAAAAGTTTAGAAAATGAATATATAAAATTAGACGATACTTTTAACCCAGAAAATAAAAAATATCAGTGGTTTTTTGAAGCAAGAGACAAAGGTGAAGGTGTTTGGACCGATATATACTTTGATGAATATTTACAGACAAATGTAATCACTTATTCTGTTCCTTATTACGATCCAGAAGATGGAACTTTTGTTGGTGTTGCTGGGATGAGTTTTCCCTTGGAATATTTTGCCAACCTCATTCAAGAAGATTTAGGATACCAAAAAGCATATGCGTACTTAGTGGATGATAATTTTAATGTAATTTTCCATCCTCTTTATGACTCTGGAAAGAGTATAGAAGATGAAATAACGGATTACTTAGAAACCATAAGCTCAATTACAGAAGGGACTTTTGTAGAAAGATTAAATGGTGAAGGGTTCTTAACGAGTTATTCTAAGCTATCCAATGGCTGGATTTTGTTCCTAAATTTACCCGAGAGTGAAATATACAGTGAGATAAATAGTTTAACGCTTCTTATAATCCTAATAACCGTTGTGGGAGTTGTTATAGCAATTGTAGTTGCCTACTTTGTTGGAAAAGGTATCTCAAAACCAATAAAAGATTTTTCAAACGTATTATTGAAATTCGGAGAAGGGAATTTGGATGTAGAATTCGAAAGTAAATCCAAAGACGAAGTGGGAGAAATGGCTAAATCGTTTAGTAAGATGCGAGATAACTTAAAAGAAACGATTGAAAGTATAAAAGATGTTTCTGAAAGAGTTGAAACATCTTCAAAGGAATTAAAAGAAGCCTCACAAAAATTCAAAAAGTCGGCAGAAGAAGTTCTCGACGAAGCAAAAAATATAGAGTTAATTTCGGAAGATAGTGCCTCATCTGTCGAAGAGATCACATCCGGTATTGAAGAAATTGCCTCTTCAGCACAAAGTTTATCTTCTGCTGCACAAGAGTTATCCAATTCAGCTGAAATGACACAAAGCCAAGCTAACAAAGGAATGGAAAGTATTCACAATATAGTAAAGAAAATAGAAGTTGGTGTAGAGCAATCCAAAGAAGCAGAAGAAAATGTTTCAAAACTTTTGGAAAAAGCAGAAAATATTGGAAATATTATTCAAACTATAAATTCCATAACTGAACAGACGAATCTGTTAGCACTGAACGCAGCAATAGAAGCAGCAAGAGCGGGAGAAGCGGGAAGAGGATTTGCCGTTGTAGCCGATGAAATAAGAAAATTAGCAGAAGAAAGCGGTAAAGCAACGGACGAAATCGGCAACATTTTAGAGGATCTGAAAAAAAGTACCAACAATGTAAACGACGTAACCAATAAAACCGTAAATACTATTGCAGAAATAAACGATGAAGCCCTCAAGGTTCGAGAACAATTTGAAGGCATATTAAATGAGATAAATGGAATGATTTCAGGGGTGGAAAACGTAACTGCTAGTTCGCAAGAACAAAGTGCAAGTACGCAAGAAATGAGTTCTTCAATGGAAAGAATAGCTAGAACAGTGAATGAAACCAGCGAAAAAATTAAAGAAATTAAGATGTTGATGCAAAATCAGTCTGAAAACGCTGGCTCACTTAGTGAAAGAGCTCAAGAATTAGAAAAACTTTCTCAAAATCTCAATTCAGCCATTTCAAAATTCAAAATAAGTGTTGAATAA